A single Cnuibacter physcomitrellae DNA region contains:
- a CDS encoding polysaccharide deacetylase family protein, with amino-acid sequence MSARRRRTRAGITALIAAAAALTLAACGSVETTPGWAPRPAAAAAVALSDTLATAADAVASGLDVRLLYNADPASGVAARWAEIPGDSPLTAELRGRVSAAIAAQAAATGVPYRPAADAPALSPEARGCVQGSTTRPAAELLADPAFTPPGGGPTVTVACEVLAASGPLLVESLRILTATGGQVASDVTTTYYAETSGGFLITSDQLITDDGRRALLTDIVESLKVAAGAIEPRMKTDPAGFTPEQLAAWFSRAAFTADGSLVVTVPDGLTLPELDDLASVPRPSPLVVTVPAADATAMLTPEGAQVQAALASAAPLVLPPAPFRGQEQVDCSFFACMALTFDDGPGPYTAQVLDDLDARRAAATFFLQGVNVGRYPEAVTRMDDEGHQVGNHTWNHPDLTKLTDPEIKDQLDRTSSAIRSTVGHAPTTFRPPYGAYDDRVLAQTSLPAILWSIDTNDWQLPDDATLLDQAVTAARPGSIVLCHDVHENTARMVPPIVDGLQGRGFTLVTVQQLLGGTPAAHTTTTRG; translated from the coding sequence GTGAGCGCGCGGCGGCGTCGGACCCGCGCGGGGATCACCGCGCTGATCGCGGCGGCGGCAGCGCTGACGCTGGCCGCCTGCGGCAGCGTGGAGACCACCCCGGGCTGGGCGCCGCGCCCCGCGGCAGCGGCGGCGGTCGCCCTGTCCGACACCCTGGCGACCGCCGCCGACGCCGTGGCCTCCGGCCTCGACGTCCGCCTGCTGTACAACGCCGACCCCGCCTCCGGCGTGGCCGCGCGGTGGGCCGAGATCCCGGGCGACTCGCCGCTCACCGCCGAGCTCCGCGGCCGGGTCTCCGCAGCGATCGCCGCCCAGGCCGCGGCGACCGGTGTGCCCTACCGTCCCGCCGCCGACGCCCCGGCGCTCTCCCCCGAGGCGCGCGGGTGCGTGCAGGGCAGCACGACGCGTCCCGCCGCCGAGCTCCTCGCCGATCCCGCGTTCACGCCGCCCGGGGGCGGTCCGACCGTCACGGTCGCGTGCGAGGTGCTCGCCGCATCCGGGCCGTTGCTCGTGGAGTCGCTGCGCATCCTCACCGCCACCGGCGGGCAGGTCGCCTCGGACGTCACGACCACCTACTACGCCGAGACCTCGGGCGGCTTCCTCATCACCAGCGACCAGCTGATCACCGACGACGGTCGGCGGGCCCTGCTGACGGACATCGTCGAGTCGCTCAAGGTCGCGGCCGGGGCGATCGAGCCGCGGATGAAGACCGACCCGGCGGGGTTCACGCCGGAGCAGCTCGCGGCATGGTTCTCGCGAGCGGCGTTCACCGCGGACGGGTCGCTCGTGGTCACGGTCCCGGACGGCCTCACCCTGCCCGAGCTCGACGATCTGGCCTCGGTGCCGCGACCCTCTCCGCTCGTGGTGACGGTGCCCGCGGCGGACGCCACAGCGATGCTCACGCCGGAGGGAGCGCAGGTGCAGGCTGCACTCGCGTCCGCTGCGCCGCTCGTCCTGCCGCCCGCGCCCTTCCGCGGGCAGGAGCAGGTCGACTGCTCGTTCTTCGCCTGTATGGCCTTGACGTTCGACGACGGACCAGGGCCGTACACGGCCCAGGTCCTCGACGACCTGGATGCGCGGCGGGCCGCGGCCACGTTCTTCCTCCAGGGCGTCAACGTGGGCCGGTATCCGGAGGCGGTGACCCGGATGGACGACGAGGGGCACCAGGTCGGCAACCACACCTGGAACCATCCCGACCTGACGAAGCTGACCGATCCGGAGATCAAGGACCAGCTCGATCGCACCAGCTCGGCGATCCGCTCGACCGTCGGGCATGCCCCCACCACGTTCCGGCCGCCCTACGGGGCCTACGACGACCGGGTGCTGGCGCAGACGTCGCTGCCCGCGATCCTGTGGTCGATCGACACGAACGACTGGCAGCTCCCCGACGACGCGACGCTCCTCGACCAGGCGGTCACCGCGGCGCGTCCCGGATCGATCGTGCTCTGTCACGACGTGCACGAGAACACCGCACGCATGGTGCCCCCGATCGTCGACGGGCTCCAGGGACGCGGCTTCACCCTCGTCACGGTGCAGCAGCTGCTCGGCGGCACGCCCGCCGCGCACACGACGACCACGCGCGGCTGA
- a CDS encoding Dyp-type peroxidase, with amino-acid sequence MAGSTGSLGSGGDRRVPIEAQSVDAPLTGSAVFLVLSVADDSAALDTVRSALADLDELAKTVAFRDLGAAFTCTVAIGARVWPGLVRRPLPTELHPFRVVQGAVHTAPSTPGDLLFHIRSDRRDLCFEFERLLLEQLGSAVSVVDETVGFRYFDARDLLGFVDGTANPVGLALPEATLVGDEDPDYAGGSYVVVQRYAHPIETWNALTTEQQEAVIGRRKADNVELDDAVEGQKSHKTLTTIVDDAGEEHDILRDNMPFGSPASGEFGTYFIGYSRQLWVIERMLERMFVGDPPGLHDRLLDFSVARTGSAFFAPSAGLLAALDDDPPAAGPAGAGDASGGVVAPGAPGTAGGSSAPDGSVTPSAPDASSGSVAPVPPGASSGSVAPVTSAGSAEAPASAGPAASAAPSASAPAPAPAPAGDSSLGLGSLRPPLPPERTTP; translated from the coding sequence ATGGCGGGATCGACGGGATCGCTGGGCTCGGGAGGCGACCGGCGGGTGCCGATCGAAGCGCAGAGCGTGGACGCCCCGCTCACCGGGTCCGCGGTGTTCCTCGTGCTCTCGGTCGCCGACGACTCCGCGGCGCTCGACACCGTCCGCTCCGCTCTGGCCGACCTGGACGAGCTCGCGAAGACCGTCGCGTTCCGCGACCTCGGCGCGGCGTTCACCTGCACCGTTGCGATCGGCGCACGGGTGTGGCCGGGGCTCGTGCGGCGCCCCCTTCCCACCGAGCTCCACCCCTTCCGCGTCGTGCAGGGCGCGGTGCACACGGCGCCCTCGACCCCCGGCGACCTGCTCTTCCACATCCGCTCGGATCGCCGCGACCTCTGCTTCGAGTTCGAGCGGCTGCTGCTCGAGCAGCTCGGCTCGGCGGTGTCGGTCGTCGACGAGACCGTCGGCTTCCGCTACTTCGACGCCCGCGACCTGCTCGGCTTCGTCGACGGGACCGCCAACCCCGTCGGGCTCGCACTGCCCGAGGCCACGCTGGTCGGCGACGAGGATCCGGACTACGCCGGCGGCAGCTACGTCGTCGTGCAGCGGTACGCGCATCCGATCGAGACCTGGAACGCGCTCACCACCGAGCAGCAGGAGGCGGTGATCGGCCGCCGGAAGGCCGACAACGTCGAGCTCGACGACGCCGTCGAGGGGCAGAAGTCGCACAAGACGCTCACCACGATCGTCGACGACGCCGGCGAGGAGCACGACATCCTCCGCGACAACATGCCCTTCGGGAGCCCCGCCTCCGGCGAGTTCGGCACGTACTTCATCGGCTACTCGCGCCAGCTGTGGGTGATCGAGCGGATGCTGGAGCGGATGTTCGTGGGAGACCCCCCGGGACTGCACGATCGCCTCCTCGACTTCTCGGTCGCGCGCACCGGGTCCGCGTTCTTCGCGCCGTCGGCGGGGCTGCTCGCGGCGCTCGACGACGACCCTCCCGCGGCTGGCCCTGCGGGAGCAGGAGACGCGTCGGGCGGGGTGGTCGCGCCCGGCGCGCCGGGGACGGCGGGCGGGTCGAGCGCGCCGGACGGGTCGGTCACGCCGAGCGCGCCGGACGCGTCGAGCGGGTCCGTGGCACCGGTGCCGCCGGGCGCGTCGAGCGGGTCCGTGGCACCGGTGACGTCCGCCGGTTCCGCCGAAGCGCCCGCATCCGCCGGCCCGGCCGCATCCGCCGCTCCATCCGCATCCGCCCCTGCTCCTGCTCCTGCTCCTGCGGGCGATTCGTCGCTCGGTCTCGGCTCGCTCCGTCCGCCCCTGCCTCCCGAGAGGACTACGCCATGA